One Methanobrevibacter sp. DNA segment encodes these proteins:
- a CDS encoding carboxymuconolactone decarboxylase family protein, which yields MKDLFDNFTRIEKNDPEFHEIFKNFAYDEVFEYSSLTQKESVLVTLASLIACQSPKAFKKILLSAVNKYVTPEEVKELLYQSVPYVGFGRAHNFFGVVLKVFDKKGIELPLPERSNTNKENRYEKGREIQESYFGSEMIQMMNENTPVGQKHFNTFLEGYCFGDFYTRDGLNDQQRELITFVFIATLGGCENQLRGHAQGNLSVGNSKEKLISAITVILPYIGFPRSLNALSIVNEL from the coding sequence ATGAAAGATTTGTTTGATAATTTCACAAGAATTGAAAAAAATGACCCTGAATTTCATGAAATATTTAAAAACTTCGCTTATGATGAAGTGTTTGAATATTCCTCATTAACACAAAAGGAATCCGTTCTGGTAACTTTGGCCAGTCTGATTGCCTGTCAGTCACCGAAGGCATTCAAAAAGATTCTTCTCTCAGCGGTCAACAAATATGTCACACCGGAAGAGGTAAAGGAACTTCTTTACCAGTCAGTGCCTTATGTTGGCTTTGGCCGTGCACATAATTTCTTCGGAGTTGTACTCAAAGTATTTGACAAAAAAGGAATTGAATTGCCGTTGCCTGAGAGATCCAACACCAATAAAGAAAACCGATACGAAAAAGGCCGTGAAATCCAGGAATCCTATTTCGGCTCTGAAATGATTCAGATGATGAATGAAAACACTCCAGTGGGCCAAAAGCATTTCAACACATTTCTGGAAGGCTATTGCTTCGGTGATTTCTACACCCGTGATGGATTAAACGACCAGCAAAGGGAACTGATTACATTCGTGTTCATTGCAACATTAGGAGGTTGCGAAAACCAGCTAAGAGGTCATGCTCAAGGAAACCTGAGTGTTGGAAACAGCAAAGAAAAGCTAATCTCAGCAATTACTGTAATTCTGCCTTATATTGGTTTTCCAAGAAGTCTTAATGCATTGAGCATAGTGAATGAACTGTAA
- a CDS encoding SDR family oxidoreductase, protein MNDVVLLTGAGQIGMAIARRIGHGKKIIIGDKNIQNAKNIAKIMTEAGFDVETNECDISSRESIKNLIDFAQEFGEITYFINAAGVSPSQAPIEVILKVDLYGTAVLLEEVGKVIKEGGVAVTISSQSGHRMKQLGAKIDEELATTPTEELLDLEVLQPENIDDTLHAYQLAKRCNVKRVMYEACKWGEKGARINSISPGIIVTPLAIDEFNGPRGDFYKNMFANCPSGRPGTADEVANVAELLMSDKGAFITGSDILTDGGATASYFYGKLRSE, encoded by the coding sequence ATGAATGATGTAGTCTTATTAACCGGAGCGGGTCAAATAGGCATGGCAATCGCAAGAAGAATCGGACATGGTAAAAAAATCATAATTGGTGATAAAAACATTCAAAATGCTAAAAACATTGCAAAAATAATGACTGAAGCAGGTTTTGATGTTGAAACTAATGAATGTGACATTTCATCAAGAGAATCAATCAAAAACTTAATAGATTTTGCACAGGAATTTGGTGAAATAACATACTTCATCAATGCGGCAGGTGTTTCTCCGTCACAGGCACCGATTGAAGTCATTTTAAAAGTGGATTTATACGGAACTGCAGTGTTGCTGGAAGAAGTTGGAAAAGTAATAAAAGAAGGTGGAGTTGCAGTCACAATATCCTCTCAGTCAGGCCACAGGATGAAACAGTTAGGTGCAAAAATTGATGAGGAACTTGCTACAACACCAACTGAAGAATTGCTTGACCTGGAAGTTCTTCAACCTGAAAACATTGATGACACTTTGCATGCTTACCAGCTGGCCAAAAGATGCAATGTAAAAAGAGTAATGTATGAGGCATGCAAGTGGGGTGAAAAAGGAGCAAGAATCAATTCAATATCTCCGGGAATTATTGTAACTCCATTGGCAATTGATGAGTTTAACGGTCCAAGAGGTGATTTTTATAAAAATATGTTTGCAAACTGTCCGTCTGGAAGGCCTGGAACAGCAGATGAAGTTGCAAATGTTGCAGAATTATTAATGTCTGATAAGGGAGCATTCATCACTGGAAGTGACATTCTAACAGATGGGGGAGCAACAGCTTCTTATTTCTATGGAAAATTAAGATCCGAATAG